The Halopseudomonas sabulinigri genome window below encodes:
- a CDS encoding tripartite tricarboxylate transporter permease — protein sequence MDTLQYLGQGFDVALSPNNLITALAGTTIGTIVGLLPGLGPINGVALLIPVAFALGLPPETALILLASVYLGCEYGGRISSILLNIPGEASAVMTTLDGYPLARQGKAGIALSISAWSSFVGGMIATLGVIIFAPLLAKWAVSFGPAEYFMLMVFAIVCLAGMAGDKPVKTAVAVLIGLMLSCVGIDANSGVYRFTFGSLGLSDGIQFVVLVLGLFSISEILMLLERTHHGQTALKTSGRMLFNLKEGGSVLATNLRSGVMGFIFGVLPGAGATLASAVSYMSEKKLAGDSGRFGDGDLRGLAAPETANSASACGSMIPMLTLGIPGSGTTAVMLGALTLYNITPGPLLFQNQPDIVWGLIASLFIANTILIVINVPMIKVFTRILSVPNWTLVPAIAIITSIGVYAVHATTFDLFLMIAIGIFGYLLRKLDFPLSALLLGFILGDMMESNLRRALSISNGDLGILFSSPIAIGLWALVAVMVALPFWRRYRAKRQLALANA from the coding sequence ATGGATACCTTGCAATATCTCGGACAGGGCTTCGACGTCGCGCTGAGCCCCAACAATCTGATTACCGCGCTGGCCGGCACGACCATTGGCACCATCGTCGGCCTGCTGCCGGGCTTGGGTCCGATCAATGGCGTGGCGCTACTGATTCCGGTCGCCTTTGCCCTTGGCCTGCCGCCGGAAACCGCGCTGATCCTGCTCGCCTCGGTCTATCTAGGCTGCGAGTACGGCGGGCGTATTTCCTCGATTTTGCTGAACATTCCCGGTGAAGCGTCGGCAGTCATGACCACCCTGGACGGCTACCCGCTGGCGCGACAGGGCAAGGCGGGTATCGCGCTGTCCATCTCGGCCTGGAGTTCCTTCGTCGGCGGCATGATTGCCACCCTGGGGGTGATCATCTTTGCGCCGCTGCTGGCAAAGTGGGCGGTCTCCTTCGGGCCGGCCGAATACTTCATGCTGATGGTCTTCGCCATCGTCTGTCTGGCCGGCATGGCCGGCGACAAGCCGGTGAAAACCGCGGTCGCGGTGCTGATCGGCCTGATGCTGTCGTGCGTCGGCATCGACGCCAACAGCGGCGTCTACCGCTTTACCTTCGGCAGCCTGGGCCTGTCTGACGGCATCCAGTTTGTCGTACTGGTACTGGGTCTGTTCAGCATCAGCGAGATTCTCATGCTGCTGGAGCGCACCCACCACGGCCAGACCGCGCTGAAAACCAGCGGTCGCATGCTGTTCAACCTCAAGGAAGGCGGCTCGGTACTGGCCACCAACCTGCGCAGTGGCGTCATGGGCTTTATCTTCGGCGTGCTGCCGGGCGCGGGCGCCACCCTGGCCAGTGCCGTCAGTTACATGTCGGAGAAAAAGCTCGCGGGCGACAGTGGCCGCTTCGGTGACGGCGATCTGCGCGGTCTGGCCGCGCCGGAAACCGCCAACAGCGCCTCGGCCTGCGGCTCGATGATCCCCATGCTGACCCTCGGCATCCCCGGCTCCGGCACCACCGCAGTCATGCTCGGCGCGCTGACGCTGTACAACATTACCCCCGGCCCGCTGCTGTTCCAGAACCAGCCCGACATCGTCTGGGGTCTGATTGCCTCGCTGTTTATCGCCAATACCATCCTGATTGTGATAAACGTGCCGATGATCAAGGTGTTCACGCGCATTCTGTCGGTCCCCAACTGGACCCTGGTGCCGGCCATCGCCATCATCACCTCGATTGGCGTCTACGCAGTGCACGCGACCACCTTCGACCTGTTCCTGATGATCGCCATCGGCATCTTCGGCTACCTGCTGCGCAAGCTGGACTTCCCGCTGTCGGCTCTGCTGCTGGGCTTCATCCTTGGCGACATGATGGAAAGCAACCTGCGCCGCGCGCTGTCGATCTCCAATGGCGACCTGGGCATCCTGTTCTCCAGCCCGATTGCCATCGGCCTGTGGGCGCTGGTCGCGGTGATGGTGGCGTTGCCGTTCTGGCGTCGTTACCGCGCCAAGCGCCAACTGGCGCTGGCCAATGCCTGA
- a CDS encoding carboxymuconolactone decarboxylase family protein: MSDFTLHDKTSAPEASKALLDKSEKGFGRIPGLHKVMAEAPGLLDGYQVLHGLFQDSSFNADELTVVWQTINVEHACHYCVPAHTGIAKMMKVSDEITEALRNETPLPDSKLEALRTFTLAMVRKRGEVDKADLDAFYAAGYAQRQVLEVILGLAQKVMSNYTNHVAKTPVDEVFRQYEWHPAK; this comes from the coding sequence ATGTCAGATTTCACTTTGCACGACAAAACCTCAGCCCCGGAAGCCTCCAAGGCACTGCTGGACAAGTCAGAGAAAGGTTTTGGCCGCATTCCCGGCCTGCACAAGGTCATGGCCGAGGCGCCCGGTCTGCTGGATGGCTATCAGGTACTGCACGGCCTGTTTCAGGACAGCAGCTTCAACGCCGACGAGCTGACCGTGGTATGGCAGACGATCAACGTCGAACACGCCTGCCACTACTGCGTACCGGCCCACACCGGCATCGCCAAGATGATGAAGGTATCGGACGAGATTACCGAGGCACTGCGCAACGAAACCCCGCTGCCCGACAGCAAGCTGGAAGCCCTGCGTACTTTCACGCTGGCCATGGTGCGCAAGCGCGGTGAAGTGGATAAGGCCGATCTGGACGCCTTCTACGCCGCCGGATACGCGCAGCGCCAGGTACTCGAAGTCATCCTGGGTCTGGCACAAAAGGTGATGAGCAATTACACCAACCACGTTGCAAAGACCCCGGTGGATGAGGTTTTCCGCCAGTACGAGTGGCATCCGGCCAAGTAA
- a CDS encoding AbrB family transcriptional regulator gives MPETAGPRRWLLFASAPLGGALGGFLASLMGWPLPWMTGSLLAVILLRCSGVLCSPPAGSRQTGQLIVASAIGLHFTTPVFEQVLSHLGLILLGACGTFLLSLIGINLLTRAGYDRATAYFASMPGGASEMAVIGARHQANIANVVAAHSLRLLMVVLLIPALFTWALPPVAAPAALPTNLNILAWLLPLGGLLAVLLRRLRQPNPWMLGPLIVCAAGGVLLDINIALPPGASDAGQWLIGSALGCHFDRAFFRKAPAFLLRVLAFTLLAMLVAAGAATLLSQFGQVDRISLMLGMMPGGITELCLTAEALHLSVALVTALQVLRLFLVMFLAEPLFVLWQRIGRKESL, from the coding sequence ATGCCTGAGACGGCTGGCCCGCGCCGCTGGCTGCTGTTTGCCAGTGCTCCGCTCGGCGGGGCACTGGGTGGTTTTCTCGCCAGCCTGATGGGCTGGCCACTGCCCTGGATGACCGGCTCGCTGCTGGCGGTCATCCTGCTGCGCTGCAGCGGCGTGCTCTGTAGCCCGCCTGCCGGCTCACGGCAGACCGGGCAATTGATCGTCGCCAGCGCCATTGGCCTGCATTTCACCACGCCCGTCTTTGAGCAGGTACTCAGCCATCTGGGACTGATTCTGCTGGGTGCCTGCGGCACCTTTCTGCTCAGCCTGATCGGCATCAACCTGCTGACCCGCGCCGGCTACGACCGCGCCACCGCCTACTTCGCCAGCATGCCCGGCGGCGCCAGCGAGATGGCGGTGATCGGTGCGCGCCACCAGGCGAATATTGCCAATGTGGTCGCCGCCCACAGCCTGCGCTTGCTGATGGTGGTGCTGCTGATTCCGGCGCTCTTTACCTGGGCCCTGCCGCCCGTTGCGGCGCCGGCGGCGTTGCCGACCAACCTGAATATTCTCGCCTGGCTACTGCCACTGGGCGGTCTACTGGCCGTACTGCTGCGTCGCCTGCGCCAGCCCAACCCATGGATGCTGGGCCCGTTGATCGTCTGCGCGGCCGGTGGCGTGCTGCTGGATATCAACATCGCCCTGCCGCCCGGCGCCAGCGACGCCGGACAGTGGCTGATCGGCAGCGCGCTCGGTTGCCATTTCGATCGCGCCTTTTTCCGCAAGGCGCCGGCCTTTCTGCTGCGGGTATTGGCCTTCACCCTGCTGGCCATGCTGGTGGCCGCCGGCGCCGCGACCTTGCTCAGCCAGTTCGGCCAGGTCGATCGCATCAGCCTGATGCTCGGCATGATGCCCGGCGGTATCACCGAGTTGTGCCTGACCGCAGAGGCGCTGCACCTATCGGTCGCTCTGGTTACTGCCTTGCAGGTGCTGCGGTTATTCCTGGTGATGTTTCTGGCGGAGCCGTTGTTTGTGCTGTGGCAGCGTATCGGCCGCAAAGAAAGCCTATAA
- a CDS encoding Bug family tripartite tricarboxylate transporter substrate binding protein, translating to MKSAIHSALLAALCFGMAGYTLADEPKRPECIAPASPGGGFDLTCKLAQSALLDGKHLSRPMRVTYMPGGIGAVAYNAVVAQRADEPGTITAFSTGSLLNLAQGKFGRYDESAVKWLAAVGTSYGAIAVRADSEFKTLDDLVAALKKDPAKVVIGSGGTVGSQDWMQTALVARAAGINPRALRYVAMEGGGELATALLGGHIQVASTDISDSIPHIESGGIRILAILADERLPGETVEDIPTAKEQGYDVSWPVVRGFYMGPEVSDEDFAWWKNSFDELLASDDFATLRTQRELFPFAMTGDELDTYVKQQVGQYKALASEFGLVQQP from the coding sequence ATGAAATCAGCTATTCACTCTGCCCTGCTCGCCGCCCTGTGTTTCGGCATGGCCGGCTACACCCTGGCCGACGAACCCAAGCGCCCCGAGTGCATTGCCCCGGCCTCGCCCGGCGGCGGCTTCGACCTGACCTGCAAACTGGCGCAAAGCGCGCTGCTCGACGGCAAGCACCTGAGCCGCCCCATGCGCGTGACCTACATGCCCGGTGGCATCGGCGCCGTGGCCTACAACGCCGTGGTGGCCCAGCGCGCCGACGAGCCCGGCACCATCACCGCCTTCTCCACCGGTTCGCTGCTGAACCTGGCGCAGGGCAAGTTCGGCCGCTATGACGAAAGCGCCGTGAAATGGCTGGCGGCGGTAGGTACCAGTTACGGCGCCATCGCCGTGCGCGCCGACTCCGAATTCAAGACGCTGGACGACCTGGTTGCCGCGCTGAAGAAAGACCCCGCCAAGGTCGTCATCGGCTCCGGCGGCACCGTCGGCAGTCAGGACTGGATGCAGACCGCCCTGGTAGCCCGCGCCGCCGGCATCAATCCGCGCGCCCTGCGTTACGTGGCGATGGAAGGCGGCGGCGAGTTGGCCACCGCCCTGCTGGGCGGCCACATTCAGGTCGCCAGCACGGATATTTCCGACTCCATTCCGCACATCGAGAGCGGCGGCATCCGCATTCTGGCGATCCTTGCCGATGAGCGTCTGCCGGGCGAGACCGTCGAGGACATTCCCACCGCCAAAGAGCAGGGTTATGACGTCAGCTGGCCGGTGGTACGCGGTTTCTATATGGGGCCGGAGGTCAGCGATGAGGACTTTGCCTGGTGGAAGAACAGCTTTGACGAGCTGCTCGCCTCCGATGACTTCGCCACCCTGCGCACCCAGCGCGAGCTATTCCCCTTCGCCATGACCGGCGACGAGCTGGATACCTACGTCAAACAGCAAGTAGGTCAATACAAGGCGCTCGCCTCCGAGTTCGGCCTGGTTCAGCAACCCTAA
- a CDS encoding tripartite tricarboxylate transporter TctB family protein — protein MLYQRLFAAGLLLACLCLGTIAWGFHAPFSYEPVGPRAYPLMLLILLALGALVLLIKPALESSPSDEPALTKPMLVKVAVCLALLLALASLFETLGFVPSAILFALGMARLFGGRWLPSAVLAVVLGVGLYFLFDRILDVPLPLGVLSDLEI, from the coding sequence ATGCTTTATCAACGTCTGTTTGCGGCGGGCCTGCTGCTGGCTTGCCTGTGCCTCGGCACCATTGCCTGGGGCTTCCATGCACCCTTCTCCTACGAACCCGTAGGGCCGCGCGCCTACCCGCTGATGCTGCTGATTCTGCTTGCCCTCGGCGCGCTGGTACTGCTGATCAAGCCGGCCCTGGAAAGCAGCCCGAGCGATGAGCCGGCGCTGACCAAGCCCATGCTGGTCAAGGTGGCGGTGTGCCTGGCGCTGCTGCTGGCGCTGGCCTCGCTGTTCGAGACCCTGGGCTTCGTACCCAGCGCCATTCTCTTTGCTCTGGGTATGGCCCGTCTGTTTGGCGGCCGCTGGCTGCCCAGCGCGGTACTCGCCGTGGTGCTGGGCGTGGGTCTGTACTTCCTCTTTGACCGCATTCTGGACGTGCCGCTGCCGCTTGGCGTGCTGTCCGATCTGGAGATCTGA
- a CDS encoding thiolase family protein yields the protein MKSIVIAGYVRSPFQFARKGALVNLRPDDLAAQVLAGLVARLDLDPALLEDVIMGCAYPEAEQGTNIARIASFRAGFPETLGGVTVNRFCGSSMTAIHFAAGQLMLGAGEAYIAAGVESMTRVPMGGFNPSPNPQLLQSYPEVYMAMGHTAEEVARRFDISREEQDELAVLSHAKAAKAREAGLLMDELVAIDTPDGQVTEDGCIRPGTNLEALSQLKPAFGGVVTAGTASPLTDGSAAVLVCTEDFARRHGLPLLARIKAVAVGGCAPEIMGMGPVEATRKVLARAGLSINDIDLMEINEAFSSQSIACLRELGMPLEKVNLDGGALALGHPLGATGARITGKAAALLQRTGARYAVATQCIAGGQGVATLLEAI from the coding sequence ATGAAATCCATCGTCATTGCCGGTTATGTTCGCTCTCCATTCCAGTTTGCGCGCAAGGGTGCGCTGGTCAACCTACGGCCCGACGACCTAGCCGCGCAGGTGCTGGCAGGCCTGGTGGCTCGCCTTGATCTTGATCCTGCGCTGCTGGAAGACGTGATCATGGGTTGCGCCTACCCCGAAGCGGAACAGGGCACCAATATCGCGCGTATCGCCAGCTTCCGGGCGGGTTTCCCCGAGACGCTGGGCGGCGTTACGGTCAATCGCTTTTGCGGCTCTTCGATGACGGCCATTCATTTCGCCGCCGGCCAGCTGATGCTGGGCGCGGGCGAGGCGTATATTGCCGCCGGGGTGGAATCGATGACGCGGGTGCCTATGGGTGGCTTCAACCCCTCCCCCAACCCGCAGTTGCTGCAGAGCTACCCCGAGGTTTACATGGCCATGGGGCACACCGCCGAAGAGGTTGCTCGGCGCTTTGACATCAGCCGTGAGGAGCAGGATGAACTGGCCGTGTTGTCGCACGCCAAGGCCGCGAAGGCGCGTGAGGCCGGCCTGCTGATGGATGAGCTGGTAGCCATAGACACGCCCGATGGCCAGGTTACCGAAGACGGCTGTATTCGTCCGGGCACCAACCTGGAGGCCCTGTCTCAGCTCAAGCCGGCCTTTGGCGGTGTGGTCACGGCCGGTACCGCCTCGCCGCTGACCGATGGCAGCGCGGCCGTGCTGGTGTGCACCGAAGACTTTGCCCGCCGTCACGGTTTGCCGCTGCTGGCGCGGATCAAGGCGGTGGCGGTGGGTGGCTGTGCGCCGGAGATCATGGGCATGGGTCCGGTGGAAGCGACGCGTAAAGTACTTGCCCGCGCGGGGCTGAGCATCAATGATATCGACCTGATGGAGATCAACGAGGCGTTTTCCAGCCAGTCGATTGCCTGCCTGCGTGAGTTGGGCATGCCGTTGGAAAAGGTCAATCTGGACGGCGGCGCCCTGGCGTTGGGGCATCCGCTGGGCGCCACCGGCGCGCGCATTACCGGCAAGGCCGCCGCGCTGTTGCAGCGTACCGGCGCACGTTACGCCGTGGCCACGCAGTGCATCGCCGGCGGTCAGGGCGTTGCCACCCTGCTCGAAGCCATATGA
- a CDS encoding sensor histidine kinase: MRLTGSLRGRLLLRLALVLSLLLILASSAAYWNARRAADTAYDRSLLSSARAIAERLYDEDGELSVEVPYIALDNFAYDITGRLYYQVLDLQGRSVSGYEDLPPADASIALTDDYPALARFYNAEYRNTGVRLVSLLQPISGASNQGMAEIRVAETLEARERMARNLLRQSLINLGVLAASALLLAWLAVTAALRPLQRLRLEVAERRSDDLRPIETEGLQREVRPLVDAINHFTGRLRENFERQRDFIAEASHELRTPLAALKARIELGLRSEQPADWRQALHEAEHSTDRTIQLANRLLSMARIERGARAVAEGSAELVPMAPLVQELALAMAPLAHSHAVALALEVEQEFAVWGEPTLLQELLGNLIDNALQHTPQGGQIILRLSAGRQLEVEDNGPGIPQQERDRVFERFYHQSPEGTGLGLSIVGEICRAHRAEISLHEATSGGLLVRVSFPA; this comes from the coding sequence GTGAGACTGACCGGCAGCCTGCGCGGTCGGCTGTTATTACGCCTGGCGCTGGTGCTCTCGCTGCTGCTGATCCTGGCCAGTAGCGCCGCCTACTGGAACGCGCGGCGCGCCGCCGATACCGCCTATGACCGCTCTTTGCTGTCCTCGGCGCGGGCAATTGCCGAGCGGCTGTACGATGAGGACGGCGAGCTCTCGGTCGAGGTGCCCTACATCGCCCTCGACAACTTCGCCTACGACATCACCGGGCGGCTCTACTATCAGGTACTCGACCTGCAGGGGCGCTCGGTCTCCGGCTATGAAGACCTGCCACCGGCTGACGCCAGCATCGCTCTGACTGACGATTACCCTGCCCTGGCGCGCTTCTACAACGCCGAGTACCGCAATACCGGCGTGCGCCTGGTCAGCCTGCTGCAACCCATCAGCGGCGCCAGCAACCAGGGTATGGCCGAGATTCGGGTGGCCGAAACCCTCGAAGCGCGCGAACGCATGGCGCGTAACTTGTTGCGCCAATCGCTGATCAATCTGGGCGTGCTGGCCGCCAGCGCGCTCTTGCTGGCCTGGCTGGCGGTCACTGCGGCGCTGCGCCCGCTGCAACGGCTGCGGCTGGAAGTCGCCGAGCGGCGCAGCGACGATCTGCGGCCCATCGAGACCGAAGGCTTGCAGCGCGAGGTGCGACCGCTGGTAGATGCGATCAATCACTTTACCGGTCGCCTGCGCGAGAACTTTGAACGCCAGCGCGACTTTATAGCCGAGGCGTCGCACGAGCTGCGCACCCCGCTGGCGGCGCTCAAGGCGCGCATTGAGCTGGGCCTGCGCAGCGAGCAACCGGCGGATTGGCGCCAGGCACTGCACGAGGCTGAACACAGCACCGACCGTACTATTCAGTTGGCCAACCGTTTGCTGTCGATGGCGCGGATCGAACGCGGTGCCCGCGCAGTAGCCGAGGGCAGTGCCGAACTGGTGCCCATGGCGCCGCTGGTACAGGAGCTGGCGCTGGCGATGGCGCCGCTGGCGCACAGCCATGCGGTCGCGCTGGCGCTGGAGGTAGAACAGGAGTTTGCGGTCTGGGGTGAGCCCACGCTGTTGCAGGAGTTGCTCGGTAATCTGATTGATAACGCGCTGCAGCATACGCCGCAGGGTGGCCAGATCATTCTGCGGTTGAGCGCTGGGCGGCAGCTGGAAGTGGAAGACAACGGCCCCGGCATACCGCAACAGGAACGCGACCGGGTATTCGAGCGCTTTTATCACCAGAGCCCGGAAGGCACCGGGCTGGGGCTGTCGATTGTCGGCGAGATCTGCCGCGCGCACCGCGCCGAGATCAGCCTGCACGAGGCCACCTCGGGCGGCCTGCTGGTGCGGGTCAGCTTCCCGGCCTGA
- a CDS encoding OprD family porin: MTTAPAYSRLLPGALIATGSLLLAPVALADGFVEDSSAKLSTSNIYFNRDFREGTGQSKREEWAQGFILDLQSGYTEGAVGFGLDAKAMLGVKLDSSPDRTGTGLLPTHDDGRAADEYSKLGLTAKARYSASELQLGTLMPKNPVLQPNTSRILPQTFQGGRVDIHEFDKLDIELGRLTKTTERDSTDAEDMALNNRNQRFGGSFNADNFDWAGLNYQFSTSLAGSYYLAQLDDIYRQQVFGLNHSTALGAGELSSELRVAISDDQGSATAGKIDNQAWQGRVGYALSGHELSAALQQMHGDNAFPYIDGSNPFLVNFVQINDFAEANERSWQLRYDYDFAALGIPGLSFMSRYISGDDAKPAAGGNGSEWERNTELQYVFQDGALKNLGLRWRNASYRSDFARDADENRLIVSYALPIW, from the coding sequence ATGACCACAGCACCCGCATACAGCCGGCTACTGCCTGGCGCTCTGATCGCCACTGGCAGCCTGCTGCTCGCCCCCGTCGCCCTGGCCGACGGTTTTGTCGAAGACAGCAGCGCCAAACTCAGCACCAGCAACATCTACTTCAACCGCGACTTTCGTGAAGGCACTGGCCAATCCAAGCGCGAAGAGTGGGCGCAGGGTTTCATTCTCGACCTGCAGTCCGGCTACACCGAGGGCGCCGTGGGTTTCGGTCTGGATGCCAAGGCCATGCTGGGCGTCAAGCTGGACTCCAGCCCGGATCGTACCGGCACCGGCCTGCTGCCGACCCACGACGATGGCCGCGCCGCCGATGAATACAGCAAGCTGGGGCTGACCGCCAAGGCGCGCTACTCCGCATCCGAGCTGCAGCTGGGCACCCTGATGCCGAAAAACCCGGTGCTGCAGCCCAACACCAGCCGCATTCTGCCGCAGACCTTTCAGGGCGGCCGTGTGGATATCCACGAATTCGACAAACTCGACATCGAGCTGGGCCGTCTCACCAAGACCACCGAGCGCGACTCCACCGATGCCGAAGACATGGCACTGAATAACCGCAACCAGCGCTTTGGCGGTTCATTCAATGCCGACAATTTTGATTGGGCCGGTCTGAATTACCAATTCAGCACCAGCCTGGCGGGCAGTTATTACCTGGCACAACTGGATGATATCTACCGCCAACAGGTTTTTGGCCTGAACCACAGCACCGCGCTGGGGGCAGGTGAGTTAAGCAGCGAGCTGCGCGTCGCGATCTCCGATGATCAGGGCAGCGCTACTGCCGGCAAGATCGACAACCAGGCCTGGCAGGGCCGCGTCGGCTATGCCCTGAGCGGCCACGAGCTGAGCGCCGCGCTGCAGCAGATGCACGGCGACAACGCCTTTCCCTATATCGATGGCAGTAACCCCTTTCTGGTCAACTTCGTGCAGATCAACGACTTTGCTGAAGCCAACGAGCGCTCCTGGCAGCTCCGCTACGACTATGACTTTGCCGCCCTGGGCATCCCCGGTCTGAGCTTCATGAGCCGCTACATCAGCGGTGACGACGCCAAACCGGCCGCCGGTGGCAATGGTTCGGAGTGGGAACGCAACACCGAGCTGCAGTACGTGTTCCAGGATGGCGCACTGAAAAATCTCGGCCTGCGCTGGCGCAACGCGAGCTACCGCTCGGACTTTGCCCGCGACGCCGATGAGAACCGCCTGATCGTCAGCTACGCCTTGCCGATCTGGTAA
- a CDS encoding TetR/AcrR family transcriptional regulator, producing MNTQDTRSRLINTMQRSLQRNGLHGTGLTQLLSLAKAPKGSLYHHFPGGKEELALAAIAQTADQLERFFTRLFSEHADPLDAVAHWIESALQRMEASQFSLGCPLASAALDSSPDDLDLRLAINRAFNRVQQQFAAHISAAGYPADYSQDLAALLFSSYEGGLIMARVAGDTLPLERAFRALLTQVRLQQKVFQHER from the coding sequence ATGAACACTCAAGATACCCGCAGCAGACTGATCAATACCATGCAAAGGTCGTTGCAACGCAACGGCCTGCACGGCACCGGTCTGACCCAGCTGCTCAGCCTGGCAAAGGCGCCCAAGGGTAGCCTCTATCACCATTTTCCTGGCGGCAAGGAAGAGCTGGCGCTAGCCGCCATCGCGCAAACCGCCGATCAGCTGGAGCGCTTTTTCACGCGCCTGTTCAGCGAACACGCCGACCCGCTGGACGCGGTCGCGCATTGGATCGAAAGCGCGCTGCAGCGCATGGAAGCCAGCCAGTTCAGCCTCGGCTGCCCGCTCGCCTCGGCCGCGCTGGACAGCAGCCCGGACGACCTGGATCTGCGCCTGGCGATCAACCGCGCCTTCAACCGGGTGCAACAGCAGTTCGCCGCGCATATCAGCGCCGCTGGCTACCCGGCCGATTACAGTCAGGATCTGGCCGCCTTGCTGTTTTCCAGCTACGAAGGCGGGTTGATCATGGCCCGTGTGGCGGGCGACACCCTGCCGCTGGAGCGTGCCTTCCGCGCATTACTGACGCAGGTACGACTGCAACAGAAGGTCTTTCAGCATGAGCGATAA
- a CDS encoding response regulator: protein MRILLVEDDPELAESLARVLKHGGWTVDSLHDGVAADLALRSEDYALAILDVGLPRLDGFEVLRKLRERGQTLAVLMLTARGEVADRVRGLNLGADDYLAKPFELSELEARVNALLRRSLMGGERQQQCGALVYDLNDRRFSLGAEVLALPSREHAVLENLIARPGRLMSKEQLAGKVFGLDQDASLDAIEIYISRLRRKLEGSGVRIVTFRGLGYLLEAEA, encoded by the coding sequence GTGCGAATTCTGCTGGTAGAAGACGATCCCGAGTTGGCCGAAAGCCTGGCGCGCGTGCTCAAGCACGGGGGCTGGACCGTGGACAGCCTGCACGACGGTGTGGCCGCCGATCTGGCCCTGCGCAGCGAGGATTACGCCCTGGCGATCCTCGATGTGGGGCTGCCGCGCCTGGACGGTTTTGAGGTGCTGCGCAAATTGCGTGAGCGCGGCCAGACGCTGGCTGTGCTGATGCTGACTGCCCGTGGCGAAGTCGCCGACCGGGTGCGCGGGCTGAATCTGGGCGCCGACGATTACCTGGCAAAGCCCTTCGAGCTGAGCGAGCTGGAAGCGCGGGTCAATGCCTTGCTGCGCCGCAGCCTGATGGGCGGCGAGCGTCAGCAGCAATGCGGCGCGCTGGTCTACGACCTGAACGACCGGCGCTTCAGCCTCGGTGCCGAGGTGTTGGCCTTGCCCTCACGTGAACACGCGGTATTGGAAAACCTGATCGCCCGCCCCGGCCGGTTGATGAGCAAGGAACAACTGGCCGGCAAGGTATTTGGTCTGGATCAGGACGCCAGCCTTGATGCGATTGAAATCTACATCTCGCGCCTGCGCCGCAAGCTGGAGGGCAGCGGCGTGCGCATCGTCACCTTTCGCGGTCTGGGTTATCTGCTGGAGGCCGAGGCGTGA
- a CDS encoding TetR/AcrR family transcriptional regulator, producing the protein MPRPARHDRSIALDKAVDLFWQRGYHATSMKHIEQALDMRPGSLYATFGSKRELFSETLTRYAQWMGEELAQCLAAEGNLVAGFQQYLRNLAGPCLVREGMPPRACMVIKTLLEVNAEEPALQQQANQVLDQMEKLFTEQLTRAQAQGELRAEVDCARLARLLQGQVIGLRSFAQRDTDPAHIEALAEDMGALFLPYLARSSA; encoded by the coding sequence ATGCCCAGACCTGCCCGCCACGACCGCAGCATTGCGCTGGATAAAGCCGTCGATCTGTTTTGGCAGCGTGGCTACCACGCCACCTCGATGAAGCACATAGAGCAGGCGCTGGATATGCGCCCCGGTAGCCTGTATGCCACCTTTGGTAGCAAACGTGAATTGTTCAGCGAAACCCTGACGCGCTACGCGCAGTGGATGGGCGAGGAGCTGGCGCAGTGCCTGGCCGCCGAGGGTAATTTGGTGGCCGGTTTCCAGCAGTATTTGCGTAATCTGGCCGGCCCCTGCCTGGTACGTGAGGGTATGCCGCCGCGCGCCTGCATGGTGATCAAGACCTTGCTGGAGGTGAACGCCGAGGAGCCCGCGCTGCAACAACAGGCGAATCAGGTGCTCGACCAGATGGAAAAGCTGTTTACCGAGCAACTGACGCGCGCCCAGGCGCAGGGCGAGCTGCGCGCGGAGGTGGACTGCGCGCGGCTGGCGCGCCTGCTGCAGGGTCAGGTGATCGGGCTGCGCAGTTTTGCCCAGCGCGACACCGACCCGGCGCACATCGAGGCACTTGCCGAGGACATGGGTGCCCTCTTTCTGCCCTATCTCGCCAGATCAAGCGCGTAA